One window of Quercus robur chromosome 5, dhQueRobu3.1, whole genome shotgun sequence genomic DNA carries:
- the LOC126725753 gene encoding serine/threonine-protein phosphatase 7 long form homolog isoform X3, with amino-acid sequence MEPRIDEELKILHLGLLQRSLLTRQPYHRSEAIWNGEEPGPLMCRSRTKEMANVQMQDNRVIDIIKLLRLEGLFRVTSREIDHCLITALVERSRPETHTFHLPHGEMSIILQDVEVIFGLPIDGEVLVGLTTVEDGDWSQVCGELLGFTPPNDNKTLVGQRILISRLVEAIATPLPHDATEIQIHQYARCYILALVEDKLFMDKSGDRVHLMFLDFMRNLRDPRQYSWGSGCLAWLYRELCRASEKGASQIGGACTLVQYWAWVRLPFLCSRIEPPLGCDYGLWPYAPLAFKWVRVPSSKSRPSNMALVHYREQLVTMQLDQPYEADFGYLLEFCVVGRDTWTARVPLVCFCIVERHHPDRVLRQFGLAQQQPDDVVYDDRLHKIDLHGKVKKNWREEHGLYIISWEMRRQQVCHAPPQIDSKPFVLLEMLPEGSQAHNHVRRVLNNVAGLGGGPVANGQANNGHETEPTATATPSTSTAPVSTRTRGQRAIASPSPSTSTSVARGRGRPATTSPSTSAARGRGMPATASPITSAAKGCGRRATTLWVVSSPEMPAPIPHSSPQPEVLPPIPDASL; translated from the exons ATGGAGCCTCGGATCGATGAGGAGCTAAAGATCTTGCACCTCGGTCTGCTTCAGAGGTCATTGTTGACGCGACAACCATATCATCGATCAGAGGCCATTTGGAATGGCGAG GAGCCGGGTCCACTTATGTGCCGTAGTCGCACTAAGGAGATGGCAAACGTTCAGATGCAAGATAATCGGGTGATTGACATTATCAAATTGCTAAGGCTGGAAGGATTGTTTAGAGTCACTTCCAGAGAGATAGATCATTGCCTAATAACGGCCCTAGTTGAGCGATCGCGGCCAGAGACTCATACGTTCCATCTTCCACATGGTGAGATGTCAATCATCCTACAAGATGTGGAGGTGATTTTCGGACTTCCTATAGACGGTGAGGTCTTGGTTGGGCTGACTACTGTGGAGGATGGGGATTGGAGTCAAGTGTGTGGGGAGTTGCTTGGTTTTACTCCGCCGAATGACAATAAAACTTTGGTGGGGCAAAGAATTCTCATCAGCCGACTTGTTGAGGCCATTGCAACGCCACTGCCTCATGACGCAACGGAGATTCAGATACACCAGTATGCCCGGTGCTATATTTTAGCGCTAGTAGAGGATAAACTTTTCATGGACAAGTCAGGAGATAGGGTGCATCTGATGTTCCTGGACTTCATGCGTAACCTTCGTGATCCGCGACAGTATAGTTGGGGTAGTGGTTGCCTGGCCTGGTTGTACAGGGAGTTGTGTCGGGCAAGCGAGAAAGGGGCATCGCAGATTGGTGGGGCGTGCACCTTGGTCCAGTATTGGGCATGGGTAAGGTTGCCATTCTTATGCTCGAGGATAGAGCCCCCACTTGGATGTGATTATGGCCTATGGCCATATGCTCCACTTGCATTTAA gtgggtgcgggtgccaAGCTCGAAGAGTAGGCCATCCAACATGGCCTTGGTCCATTATCGCGAGCAATTAGTGACAATGCAGCTAGACCAg CCATACGAGGCAGACTTCGGCTACCTTCTTGAGTTCTGCGTTGTAGGGAGGGATACGTGGACAGCAAGGGTGCCGCTTGTGTGTTTTTGCATAGTAGAGAGACACCACCCAGACCGTGTCCTTCGACAGTTTGGGTTGGCGCAGCAGCAGCCTGACGATGTTGTCTACGATGATAGACTGCATAAAATAGACTTACATGGGAAGGTGAAAAAGAATTGGAGGGAGGAGCATGGACTGTATATCATTTCATGGGAAATGAGACGACAACAAGTTTGTCATGCACCTCCTCAGATTG ATTCAAAGCCATTTGTGCTGTTGGAGATGCTTCCTGAAGGCAGCCAAGCTCACAACCATGTCCGGCGTGTCCTAAATAATGTGGCTGGCCTTGGTGGTGGTCCTGTAGCAAATGGGCAGGCAAACAATGGGCATGAGACTGAACCAACAGCTACTGCAACCCCAAGCACAAGCACAGCACCCGTAAGTACACGGACCCGTGGTCAGCGTGCTATtgcaagcccaagcccaagcacAAGCACAAGTGTAGCTAGGGGCCGTGGTCGGCCTGCTACAACAAGCCCAAGCACAAGTGCAGCCAGGGGCCGTGGTATGCCTGCTACAGCAAGCCCAATCACAAGTGCAGCTAAGGGCTGTGGTCGGCGTGCAACAACCCTTTGGGTTGTAAGTAGTCCTGAGATGCCTGCACCCATCCCGCACTCATCTCCTCAGCCTGAGGTCCTACCACCCATCCCAGATGCATCTCTTTAG
- the LOC126725753 gene encoding serine/threonine-protein phosphatase 7 long form homolog isoform X6: MEPRIDEELKILHLGLLQRSLLTRQPYHRSEAIWNGEEPGPLMCRSRTKEMANVQMQDNRVIDIIKLLRLEGLFRVTSREIDHCLITALVERSRPETHTFHLPHGEMSIILQDVEVIFGLPIDGEVLVGLTTVEDGDWSQVCGELLGFTPPNDNKTLVGQRILISRLVEAIATPLPHDATEIQIHQYARCYILALVEDKLFMDKSGDRVHLMFLDFMRNLRDPRQYSWGSGCLAWLYRELCRASEKGASQIGGACTLVQYWAWVRLPFLCSRIEPPLGCDYGLWPYAPLAFKWVRVPSSKSRPSNMALVHYREQLVTMQLDQDKSSAQLDTVGAFQKLPMVMPSVDILYSALKKAKRVSPTKGIPNIAKRERNRGTKQLDALMKEIAVPLRTYLENFPKKKYLHPYERSLIELTLGDGNYEEVLGKVNSLRKNVVSVGKKHASLCAKSLTKREAEERLSEGRKKIEEIFSHEGKAVNALLHIDKEFSLLKQDS, from the exons ATGGAGCCTCGGATCGATGAGGAGCTAAAGATCTTGCACCTCGGTCTGCTTCAGAGGTCATTGTTGACGCGACAACCATATCATCGATCAGAGGCCATTTGGAATGGCGAG GAGCCGGGTCCACTTATGTGCCGTAGTCGCACTAAGGAGATGGCAAACGTTCAGATGCAAGATAATCGGGTGATTGACATTATCAAATTGCTAAGGCTGGAAGGATTGTTTAGAGTCACTTCCAGAGAGATAGATCATTGCCTAATAACGGCCCTAGTTGAGCGATCGCGGCCAGAGACTCATACGTTCCATCTTCCACATGGTGAGATGTCAATCATCCTACAAGATGTGGAGGTGATTTTCGGACTTCCTATAGACGGTGAGGTCTTGGTTGGGCTGACTACTGTGGAGGATGGGGATTGGAGTCAAGTGTGTGGGGAGTTGCTTGGTTTTACTCCGCCGAATGACAATAAAACTTTGGTGGGGCAAAGAATTCTCATCAGCCGACTTGTTGAGGCCATTGCAACGCCACTGCCTCATGACGCAACGGAGATTCAGATACACCAGTATGCCCGGTGCTATATTTTAGCGCTAGTAGAGGATAAACTTTTCATGGACAAGTCAGGAGATAGGGTGCATCTGATGTTCCTGGACTTCATGCGTAACCTTCGTGATCCGCGACAGTATAGTTGGGGTAGTGGTTGCCTGGCCTGGTTGTACAGGGAGTTGTGTCGGGCAAGCGAGAAAGGGGCATCGCAGATTGGTGGGGCGTGCACCTTGGTCCAGTATTGGGCATGGGTAAGGTTGCCATTCTTATGCTCGAGGATAGAGCCCCCACTTGGATGTGATTATGGCCTATGGCCATATGCTCCACTTGCATTTAA gtgggtgcgggtgccaAGCTCGAAGAGTAGGCCATCCAACATGGCCTTGGTCCATTATCGCGAGCAATTAGTGACAATGCAGCTAGACCAg GACAAGTCATCAGCACAACTTGATACAGTTGGTGCATTTCAGAAGCTGCCCATGGTGATGCCATCTGTTGATATACTTTATTCGGCACTGAAAAAGGCAAAAAGGGTTTCACCTACAAAGG GCATTCCCAATATTGCAAAGCGAGAGAGAAATAGAGGTACAAAACAACTTGATGCACTGATGAAA GAAATTGCAGTTCCCTTAAGGACGTATCTGGAGAATTTTCCAAAGAAGAAATACCTTCACCCGTATGAACGATCACTTATTGAATTGACTCTTGGTGATGGAAATTATGAAGAG GTGTTGGGAAAGGTTAATTCCCTGAGGAAGAATGTGGTATCTGTTGGAAAGAAACATGCTTCTCTCTGTGCCAAG
- the LOC126725753 gene encoding serine/threonine-protein phosphatase 7 long form homolog isoform X1 — MEPRIDEELKILHLGLLQRSLLTRQPYHRSEAIWNGEEPGPLMCRSRTKEMANVQMQDNRVIDIIKLLRLEGLFRVTSREIDHCLITALVERSRPETHTFHLPHGEMSIILQDVEVIFGLPIDGEVLVGLTTVEDGDWSQVCGELLGFTPPNDNKTLVGQRILISRLVEAIATPLPHDATEIQIHQYARCYILALVEDKLFMDKSGDRVHLMFLDFMRNLRDPRQYSWGSGCLAWLYRELCRASEKGASQIGGACTLVQYWAWVRLPFLCSRIEPPLGCDYGLWPYAPLAFKWVRVPSSKSRPSNMALVHYREQLVTMQLDQIVWQPYEADFGYLLEFCVVGRDTWTARVPLVCFCIVERHHPDRVLRQFGLAQQQPDDVVYDDRLHKIDLHGKVKKNWREEHGLYIISWEMRRQQVCHAPPQIDSKPFVLLEMLPEGSQAHNHVRRVLNNVAGLGGGPVANGQANNGHETEPTATATPSTSTAPVSTRTRGQRAIASPSPSTSTSVARGRGRPATTSPSTSAARGRGMPATASPITSAAKGCGRRATTLWVVSSPEMPAPIPHSSPQPEVLPPIPDASL, encoded by the exons ATGGAGCCTCGGATCGATGAGGAGCTAAAGATCTTGCACCTCGGTCTGCTTCAGAGGTCATTGTTGACGCGACAACCATATCATCGATCAGAGGCCATTTGGAATGGCGAG GAGCCGGGTCCACTTATGTGCCGTAGTCGCACTAAGGAGATGGCAAACGTTCAGATGCAAGATAATCGGGTGATTGACATTATCAAATTGCTAAGGCTGGAAGGATTGTTTAGAGTCACTTCCAGAGAGATAGATCATTGCCTAATAACGGCCCTAGTTGAGCGATCGCGGCCAGAGACTCATACGTTCCATCTTCCACATGGTGAGATGTCAATCATCCTACAAGATGTGGAGGTGATTTTCGGACTTCCTATAGACGGTGAGGTCTTGGTTGGGCTGACTACTGTGGAGGATGGGGATTGGAGTCAAGTGTGTGGGGAGTTGCTTGGTTTTACTCCGCCGAATGACAATAAAACTTTGGTGGGGCAAAGAATTCTCATCAGCCGACTTGTTGAGGCCATTGCAACGCCACTGCCTCATGACGCAACGGAGATTCAGATACACCAGTATGCCCGGTGCTATATTTTAGCGCTAGTAGAGGATAAACTTTTCATGGACAAGTCAGGAGATAGGGTGCATCTGATGTTCCTGGACTTCATGCGTAACCTTCGTGATCCGCGACAGTATAGTTGGGGTAGTGGTTGCCTGGCCTGGTTGTACAGGGAGTTGTGTCGGGCAAGCGAGAAAGGGGCATCGCAGATTGGTGGGGCGTGCACCTTGGTCCAGTATTGGGCATGGGTAAGGTTGCCATTCTTATGCTCGAGGATAGAGCCCCCACTTGGATGTGATTATGGCCTATGGCCATATGCTCCACTTGCATTTAA gtgggtgcgggtgccaAGCTCGAAGAGTAGGCCATCCAACATGGCCTTGGTCCATTATCGCGAGCAATTAGTGACAATGCAGCTAGACCAg ATTGTGTGGCAGCCATACGAGGCAGACTTCGGCTACCTTCTTGAGTTCTGCGTTGTAGGGAGGGATACGTGGACAGCAAGGGTGCCGCTTGTGTGTTTTTGCATAGTAGAGAGACACCACCCAGACCGTGTCCTTCGACAGTTTGGGTTGGCGCAGCAGCAGCCTGACGATGTTGTCTACGATGATAGACTGCATAAAATAGACTTACATGGGAAGGTGAAAAAGAATTGGAGGGAGGAGCATGGACTGTATATCATTTCATGGGAAATGAGACGACAACAAGTTTGTCATGCACCTCCTCAGATTG ATTCAAAGCCATTTGTGCTGTTGGAGATGCTTCCTGAAGGCAGCCAAGCTCACAACCATGTCCGGCGTGTCCTAAATAATGTGGCTGGCCTTGGTGGTGGTCCTGTAGCAAATGGGCAGGCAAACAATGGGCATGAGACTGAACCAACAGCTACTGCAACCCCAAGCACAAGCACAGCACCCGTAAGTACACGGACCCGTGGTCAGCGTGCTATtgcaagcccaagcccaagcacAAGCACAAGTGTAGCTAGGGGCCGTGGTCGGCCTGCTACAACAAGCCCAAGCACAAGTGCAGCCAGGGGCCGTGGTATGCCTGCTACAGCAAGCCCAATCACAAGTGCAGCTAAGGGCTGTGGTCGGCGTGCAACAACCCTTTGGGTTGTAAGTAGTCCTGAGATGCCTGCACCCATCCCGCACTCATCTCCTCAGCCTGAGGTCCTACCACCCATCCCAGATGCATCTCTTTAG